Part of the Halopenitus persicus genome is shown below.
GTCGATCGAGTTTCAGAAGAACCCTTGTGGGTTTGAAGCTCCTGGATGTCGTCGGCGATGAACGTGTACGTCCGGTTTCAGAAGAACCCTTGTGGGTTTGAAGCCTCGCTGGGCGGGGGCTCTCGACCACAGCACTCCAGTTTCAGAAGAACCCTTGTGGGTTTGAAGCTACTCCTGCTGGGAGGAGGGGCTCGACCTGCTGGGTTTCAGAAGAACCCTTGTGGGTTTGAAGCGGGACGCGCTCGCCGTTCCTCGCCGCCGCGATGGTTTCAGAAGAACCCTTGTGGGTTTGAAGCGTCCTCCGGAAGGTCGAGCGTGTCCCACGCCAGGAGTTTCAGAAGAACCCTTGTGGGTTTGAAGCGCGCGCTTGTCGGCGTTCGTCAGGCTCGCGTGCCGGGTTTCAGAAGAACCCTTGTGGGTTTGAAGCGACGAGAAGGGAGAAGCGTTAGACGCCGAGACAGGCGTTTCAGAAGAACCCTTGTGGGTTTGAAGCGACGAGGACCACGGGGCGTCAGAAGGTAATCAAAACGTTTCAGAAGAACCCTTGTGGGTTTGAAGCCGGTTGCGTATGAACGGGCCTTTGAAACGAATTACGGTTTCAGAAGAACCCTTGTGGGTTTGAAGCTCGCGATCGCCCGTTTCCTCGGCCGCCCTCGCGGCGTTTCAGAAGAACCCTTGTGGGTTTGAAGCTGCGGCGCCGACGTCTCCGCGCAGAAGGGCAACGGTTTCAGAAGAACCCTTGTGGGTTTGAAGCACCGGCCAGAAGATCGATTACAGCCACCAGCGCGGTTTCAGAAGAACCCTTGTGGGTTTGAAGCACGCCGCGAATATCTCCCGGAACGCCGCTGGTTCCTGTTTCAGAAGAACCCTTGTGGGTTTGAAGCACCACGCGGGAGGCCGTCTCGAGGACGTGGATCCAGTTTCAGAAGAACCCTTGTGGGTTTGAAGCGCCTCCGTTTGCGACCCGTCGTCGTGCATCCAGACGTTTCAGAAGAACCCTTGTGGGTTTGAAGCTGGTTGATCCATCTGCCCCACATATCCGTTTCAGTCGGTTTCAGAAGAACCCTTGTGGGTTTGAAGCGATATTACGGAGCGGAAAGTCCAACCCGGTCAAGTTTCAGAAGAACCCTTGTGGGTTTGAAGCGGCCCGGACGTATCGGTTTCCACTTCAACCGTTGTTTCAGAAGAACCCTTGTGGGTTTGAAGCACGCGCTTCGAGGCGTCGTCGACGGCCATCAACCGAGTTTCAGAAGAACCCTTGTGGGTTTGAAGCTCGGATGCCCCCACGCCGGGGGAGTCCCGCGGCCGGCGTTTCAGAAGAACCCTTGTGGGTTTGAAGCAACGAGGTGTTCGTCGAGGCGATCCTCCCGCTCGTGTTTCAGAAGAACCCTTGTGGGTTTGAAGCTGTTCAGACCGCCTCGTCGACGACTACAAAGCCTCGGTTTCAGAAGAACCCTTGTGGGTTTGAAGCTGATGTCGGACGACGAGTTCGACGTCTTCGAGGCCGGTTTCAGAAGAACCCTTGTGGGTTTGAAGCTTGGATGTTAGTCCGAGCATTGCACGGTCTCTTGGTGGTTTCAGAAGAACCCTTGTGGGTTTGAACTATCACTGAGAGACACTCCCGTGGAGATACCTTGTCCCAGATGATCCCCATAAGTTTGAAGCACCGTGCAGCGTCGATCGTCGCGCCGTCATCGTCATCAGATCGATGGGAAACGTCGAATCAAGGATCGTCGTCGCCGTCGAACCGGTCAACCAATTCGTCGATCTCTCGCGTGGACGTCTCGTGTACGGGGTACCTGAAGTCGACCATCAAACCTCCTCAGAGCCGAGTCGCCGAGTTCCCGACCCCGGAAGCACCGCCGCCAATACCGGCCCCCGAGATGGATCGATAGAACGCCACCGAGTAGGCCGCGTAAAACGCCCCACCCACTGCGATCGTGACCACGTACACGACGGCGGCCACGACCAGCAGCGGCAGGGAGGTCTCCGGCAGGGGCAATGCGGCGGGCTGGGGCGACAACAACATCGAGGCGCCGGCGCTGAGGCCGCCGATGACGACGCTCCCGGCGATCAGGATCGCCGTGTAGCCGAGAACGCTGAGGAGGTTCCGGCGGACGAGACCGACGCTCCGCTTGAAGCCCGCGATGATGTCGGCGTCGTCGAGGACGATCGCGTGGGCGTAAAACTGGATCGCGAAGTTCACGACCAGGTAGACGAGCGCGAACAGCAGGCCGACGATGGCCACGATCGCCAGCGTCGCCAGCCCCATCTCGGGACTGCCCGACAGCAGGCCGGCGCCGCCGAAGACGACCACGAGGAGCCCGGCGAGGAACGCGACGAACCCGAAGACGAGGTTGATCGCGAAGACGGCCAGATACGCCACCAGCAGACTGACGTAGTTCGACTTCCCGGCCGCGATGAAGGCGTCGAGGCCGGTCCGGCCCGAAAGCGCCTCGTCGGCCAACGCGATGATCCCGCCCTGGAAGAAGGGCACGAAGAGGATCAGCAGCCCGGTGATGCCCAGCGAGACGGCCGCCGCGACCAGCGGCCGCGACTGCTGGAGGGCGAACTGGGGAAGCTGGACGAGCCCGTAGAGCCCGACCAGAACGATCAGGATCGGATTGCGTGTGAGGGCACCGACGGCTGGACGGAGGGATCGGAGGGCAGCCATACCAGGAGCGTCACCGTGCCACGGCGTAAACCTTAGCATTTCGACAGGAGGGGCGAGGATGGCTCCCGGTCACGGGTTCGTCCGCTCCCCACGCGAACCGTTTAGTCGCTGGCGCCGGACCGACCGGTATGCACGCGGTCCGATTCGCCGAGCACGGCGGTCGCGACGTGATCGAGTACGCCGAGGTTCCCGATCCGGATCCGGGACCGGGTGAGGTCCTGGTCGACGTGAAGGCGGGCACGCTCAACTACCTCGACGTCTGGACGCGCCGGGGACTACCGGGGCTCGACCTCGAACTACCCCACACGCCCGGCAGCGACGCGGCCGGAGTCGTCGCGGACGTCGGCGCCGACGTCGAGCGCTTCGCCACGGGCGACCGCGTGGCGGTCGCGGCGGGCACCGCCTGCGGGACCTGCGAGTTCTGCCGGGACGGCGACCCGACGCTGTGCCCTGACTTCGCGATCATCGGCGAGCACCGCCCGGGCGTCCACGCCGAGCTGGCGACGGTTCCCGCCGAGAACCTGGTGCCCGTCCCGGAGGGGGTCGACTGGACGACCGCGGCGGCCGCCCCGCTCGTGTTCGGAACCGCCTGGCGAATGCTGCACACGCGTGCCGACGTCACGGCCGGCGAGCGCGTGCTCGTGCTCGGCGCCTCCGGCGGCGTGGGCCACGCGGCGGTCCAGATCGCGGCCCACGCCGGCTGCGAGGTGTTCGCCACCGCCTCGACCGAGCCGAAGCGCGCCCACGCGGCCGACTGCGGCGCCGACCACGTCATCGACTACGAGGCGACCGACTTCGCCGACCGCGTCCGGGACCTCACCGACGGCCGGGGCGTCGACGTCGTCGTCGACCACGTCGGCGCGGCCACCTACCCCGACTCACTCGCCTCGCTCGCGAAGGGCGGCCGGCTGGTCACCTGCGGCGCCACGACCGGACCCAACCCCGACGCCGGCCTCAACCGGATCTTCTGGAACCAGCTGTCCGTCATCGGCTCGACGATGGCGACGCCCGGCGAGCTCGACGACGTCCTCGAGCTCGTCTGGAACGGCACCCTCGAGCCGCGGATCCGCGAGACGCTTCCGATGAGCGAGACCGCCGCGGCCCACCGGCTGCTCGAGGACCGTGAGGGCTTTGGCAAGGTAGCCGTAATTCCCGACAGTGAACGATGACCGCGCGGGCGGGGACGAGGACGGGAAAACCGCCGACGGCGCGAGATCCGGTGATGCGAGATCCGGTGATGCGAGCTCCGGTGATGCGAGCTCCGGTGTGCGATCCGACGACGCCGACCGGACCGTCCGCATCGACGAGACTGGCACGGTCACCGACGCGTCTTCCCCCGGCGGCGGTGACGGACCCGCCCGCGAGGAGTCGGAACCGGAGGCCGACGGCTTCGGCCGCGCGGGCTGGGCGCTCACGGCCGCGCTGATCACCTGTACCCTCCTCATCCCCGGCGTCATCTACCTCTACCCGTACGTCCTCGGGCGCTTCGAGCTCAGCTTCTTCGGAACATACCTCGCGCTCCCGATGATCCCGGCGGTGCTGCTTGGCGCGATCGCCGTCTGGTCGATGACGGCGGCGACGTCGAACGACGCGGATGACGACGACGTCGAACGACGCGGATGACGACGACGTTGAACGACGGCGAGTGATCGGTGATACAGGAACGGGAACGCTGTGCGACGCCGGCGTCACACACGCGACACGAGGCGTGGACGTCGCTGCGGCGGATCCACTAATCCTTAACAACTCGCGGCGCCGTCGTTAATATATGACCGTCGTCAGCGTCTCGATGCCCGAGGAGTTGCTCGAGCGGATCGACTCCTTCGCCGAGGACCACGGCTACACCGGCCGCAGCGAGGTGATCCGGGAGGCCTCCCGGAACCTGCTCGGGGAGTTCGAGGACGTTCGCCTGGAGGACCGCGACCTGATGGCCGTCGTCACGGTGCTGTTCGACTACGAGACCACGAGCGTCGAGGAGCGGATGATGCGACTGCGTCACGAACACGAGCACCTCGTCGCCGCGAACTTCCACAGCCACGTCGGGGCCCACTACTGTATGGAGCTGTTCGTTCTGGAGGGCGACCTCGAGTCGATCTCCGCGTTCGTCGGGAAGATCCGAGCCACGACGGACACGCTCTCGGTCGATTACAGCGTGATGCCGGTCGACGAGTTCGGTCCCACCACGGGGAACGGCGACCACTGATCCGGCCGAGCGAGGCTCGCGTCCTGCCGCCGAGCTGCCGCGACCCGGGCGTCCCGCGTCGGGGGCATCCTCCGATCCGGGACCGGGGGATGCCCCGGTGTCGGCTGCCCCCCCAGTCGGAACCATAAAGAGCGAACGCCGGCTACGGGGTGTTATGGCGGACTGTCCACTCGCCGACGACTGCCCCAGCTTCGAGGAACGGATCCAGGGAATGGGGTGTCAACACTACGGCGACCGCGGGGGCGCCGAGTGGTGTCAACACTACGATATGCCAATCCAGGAGCTGAAGCGCCAGCCCGTCCAGCCCGGCGAGGAGGTCGTCGTGGAAGTCGACGACATCCACGAGAGCGGCGCCGGCGTCGGTCGGACCGACGACGGTTTCATCATCCTCGTCGACGGGGTGCTCCCGCCGGCGCGCGCGAAGGTGCGCATCCACCGCGTCCAGTCGAACCACGCCACCGCGAAGGAGGTCGTCGAGCGCCTTCCGGATGACCCCGACGCGGACGACGCGGCGGCGGACGCCGACGCAGGGATCGACGGCACGGATGAGGACGAGGAGCACGACGGTCCGGGTCGCGAACGGCTCGGGAGCCGCGAGAACTTCTGGGGACGGTAGCGCCGACGACGCTCCCCGCCGGGGGACGACGGACAGTCCGTACTGTACCTTTTTCCGAGTCCGCTTCCTTCGGTGAGTCATGACTGAAGACGACGCCCTCGACGACGCGGCCGGCACCGCCGACACGGCCGGCACCGACCACGCCACGAGCCCGGCGGCGGACGGGGGCAGCCGCGAAGCGGACGACGCTCCCGATGACGGCGACAGAGCCGTGCGGAGCGACGACGACGCGGACGATCCCGAGGTCGTCACGGTCGGCGAGCTGCTCGACCGGGTCGGGTTCGATGCCGACGACAGCGTGCTCACCCGCCGGCAGGCGGAGGTGCTCGCGCTGCGCGAGCGGGGGTTGAAACAGTCGGCCATCGCGAACCGGCTGGGAACCTCCCGGGCGAACGTCTCGAGCGTCGAGTCGAGCGCCCGCGAGAACGTCACAAAGGCCCGCGAGACGATCGCCTTCGCCGAGGCGCTCGCGGCGCCGGTTCGGGTCGAGATCCCGGCCGAGACCGACCTCTACGACGTCCCCGGCCGCGTCTACGACGCCTGCGACGAGGCGGGCGTGAAGGTTAACCGCACCGCGCCGGAGCTGATGAAGGTCGTCGGCGACGCGGCCGGTGACGCGGTTCACGGGCGGGAGGTCCGACGGCAGCTCTTCGTCACGGTGAGCAGCGACGGAACGGTCCGCGTTCGTCAGCCGTGACCGAGCCGGAGCAGGGGTGCCGACGCCGACCGGTGTCACGCGGACGGCGCCACGCGCTCGGCGTGGCGACGGGCGCGCTCCCGGATCGCCGCCGCGTCGACGCCGACGTGTTCGCCGTCGGCGTAGCGAACCTCGCCGTCGATCACCGTCAGCGTCACGTCGTCGCCGTGGGCCGCGTAGACGAGGTGT
Proteins encoded:
- a CDS encoding DUF7847 domain-containing protein; the protein is MAALRSLRPAVGALTRNPILIVLVGLYGLVQLPQFALQQSRPLVAAAVSLGITGLLILFVPFFQGGIIALADEALSGRTGLDAFIAAGKSNYVSLLVAYLAVFAINLVFGFVAFLAGLLVVVFGGAGLLSGSPEMGLATLAIVAIVGLLFALVYLVVNFAIQFYAHAIVLDDADIIAGFKRSVGLVRRNLLSVLGYTAILIAGSVVIGGLSAGASMLLSPQPAALPLPETSLPLLVVAAVVYVVTIAVGGAFYAAYSVAFYRSISGAGIGGGASGVGNSATRL
- a CDS encoding zinc-binding dehydrogenase → MHAVRFAEHGGRDVIEYAEVPDPDPGPGEVLVDVKAGTLNYLDVWTRRGLPGLDLELPHTPGSDAAGVVADVGADVERFATGDRVAVAAGTACGTCEFCRDGDPTLCPDFAIIGEHRPGVHAELATVPAENLVPVPEGVDWTTAAAAPLVFGTAWRMLHTRADVTAGERVLVLGASGGVGHAAVQIAAHAGCEVFATASTEPKRAHAADCGADHVIDYEATDFADRVRDLTDGRGVDVVVDHVGAATYPDSLASLAKGGRLVTCGATTGPNPDAGLNRIFWNQLSVIGSTMATPGELDDVLELVWNGTLEPRIRETLPMSETAAAHRLLEDREGFGKVAVIPDSER
- a CDS encoding CopG family ribbon-helix-helix protein, producing MTVVSVSMPEELLERIDSFAEDHGYTGRSEVIREASRNLLGEFEDVRLEDRDLMAVVTVLFDYETTSVEERMMRLRHEHEHLVAANFHSHVGAHYCMELFVLEGDLESISAFVGKIRATTDTLSVDYSVMPVDEFGPTTGNGDH
- a CDS encoding TRAM domain-containing protein; the protein is MADCPLADDCPSFEERIQGMGCQHYGDRGGAEWCQHYDMPIQELKRQPVQPGEEVVVEVDDIHESGAGVGRTDDGFIILVDGVLPPARAKVRIHRVQSNHATAKEVVERLPDDPDADDAAADADAGIDGTDEDEEHDGPGRERLGSRENFWGR
- a CDS encoding Tfx family DNA-binding protein — translated: MRSDDDADDPEVVTVGELLDRVGFDADDSVLTRRQAEVLALRERGLKQSAIANRLGTSRANVSSVESSARENVTKARETIAFAEALAAPVRVEIPAETDLYDVPGRVYDACDEAGVKVNRTAPELMKVVGDAAGDAVHGREVRRQLFVTVSSDGTVRVRQP